AATTTTTTCAGCCTCAACTTTAGTAATGGCGGCTTTTGAAGCTGTACCTCCAAAGTAAAAAACACCAAAACCAATGAATGCTAGGGCTACGACACTTGCTGTTAAAATCCAAAGCTTTTTCTTGCTCACAGCCAACCCTCCCTTCCCATTTTACTTTAAGATACTTCATGAAGCTGAGAATATCCTGTTAGTTACATTAGAATTCGCTAAGAGTAGTTAGTTCTTCAAAGAGTGCACTAAAAACGCCACACATCAAATTTCTTCGTTGACTCGTTTCTACGTTCCTTTAGAAAAACTTGGCTTGTCGCCAAGTCTTATGGCGGAAGCCTTTGTTTTTCTTATACTATAAACCAAAAAAATCTTATACTTTCCTATAGTGGAACAAAGGCTCGGGGCACCCGTTTAGCAACGTAGCGAATGGAACGAATCAACTAAAGATAAAGGAATCATGCCACTAAAAACAGGGGTATGCCGACGCCTGAGCGGCAAGCCCGTTTTTAGTCGGCCTTCCTCTTTGTGACGAATCGATGATGCCTTATCGTAGAGCGCATTTCTAAAGTCGCATCGTTGCTGGGCTCATGCGCTGGACGTGGCTATTCAGTTATTTCGTTATCCACAAGCACCTCATTTTATGCTTTCTTATCTTATGGAAAAGGGGTTCCCCCTTTTCCTGCGTAAGAATGTGTTTCGTGGAAGCTTCAATAATGCTCCTGTATTAGTTTTGCACATAGGATCTTCTACTAAAAACCGCCCTTGTCCTGTGACGAGCGTAGTCAGTAACACGCACAAGCCCGCTACTTGAAACTTCGCCGCCGAACTCAGTCGCCCCAGACGCGCTAGTGTCGACGTTACAACAGGACATGGAAGGCTCCGCCAGCAATACATCGTACGTAAGGAAAAGTGTTTTTTTCTTTTTCAAGGACGCCCGCGATCATATCCAACCTCGATACTTTTTACCCTCTTTTGAACATGCACTAACATAGATTTTATAGAAAAACAAATGAGCACAACTCGATAATTGACATTGCTTCTGTATTTTTTAAACCTCTCATATAGAAGCTAGTTAGAACTTTCCACCATTAATTCTTGAAAAAATCGCTAATATTACTTTCCATTTCCTCCGATGGGCGTTAAGTGTTTATTAATTCTTTGTGAGTCACGCTTTTAAATGGGAAATTTTACGGTAAACGTTGATCCCTCTCCAACTGTACTCTGAACTGTGAGTTCACCTTGATGTTCTTTTACAATTGCCTTAGCGATAGATAAACCTAACCCTGTTCCACCAGTATCTCGACTTCTTGCCTTATCGACACGGTAAAATCGATCAAAAATCCGCGCCTGTTCTGACTCTGGTATACCAGCACCATAATCACGAACCTTTATTATTGCTAGCTTATCCCACACATCAAAGTCAACTTCAACGCGCTCTTCGCTATATTTCAATGCATTGTCAATCAAAATATAAATAACCTGCTCCAACTGATCTCGATTTCCTGAAAGGATCACAGCATCCACTGCATGGTTAGTAAATATAATCTCTCTTGTATACGCTCTTTGGAACGTCGTTACTGTTTCTTCTATTAAAGCAACTATATCCACCTGTTCCATCAAAGCATGATGTTTGTTTTTTGCTAAAGCCAACATTTGTTCAACTAATTTTCCCATTCGATCTGCTTCGGAATGAATTGCTTCAATCGACTCTTTAACAAGATGTGGATTATCAATCCCTCTTCGTTCCAAAAGCTGTGCATAACTTTTCACAATCGAAATAGGTGTCTTTAATTCATGGGAAGCGTCTGATACAAACGTCTCTTGTCTCTCAAAGTTATCTTTTAAATGATCCATCATTTCATTAAATGTCTTTTCCATTTCAAATAGTTCATCTTTGGACCGATTCTGAACATGAATCTTTTTCCAATTGGCTTCTTTCATATTTTCCCGCATCGTTTGAATTAATGATTTTATTGGATTTAATAAAAAACGACTCAACACATTTCCACCGATAATAATGGGCACTAACATAAAAATGGTTGCAATCAAAAGTACGGTAAATAAAGTTTTCATCGTACTATCCAAATTTGTTAATTGATTGGAAACTTGGATCGTCACAACTTCCCCTGCTCGCTCACCTGCCCCCCATATAATCGGCTTCGATATAACAGCAACAGCTGGTTCACTATCCTGTTGGATGACATTTTGGGATTCGTTGGAACTAAATTCAAGTGGAATATCGTATTGGGCCGCTTGTTGGGCAGAAAAAAATATAGTACCATCTTGATCTACCACCCTTATCATTCCTTCAGGTGGTGAAAAAGATCGAAATAACTCGTTGGAAATAACATCTGGTTGATCATTCATGACTTTCACTAAACGCTCTGTTTGATCAGCCAGATCCTGTAACTGTCCATCTGCAGATACTTTATAAAATAACATATAAATAGCTGTATTTATGATTAAAGTAAGAATGAGCATAAATATGCCGGAAAATAGTTGGATTTTTGTCCTTAGTTTCATGTGTCCAAATCCTTTATCGTATAGCCTACACCACGAACGGTTCGGATATACGCTCGTTCGTATCCCTTATCTATTTTTTGCCGTAAGTAACGGATGTAAACATCTACTACATTCGTATCTCCATAATAATCAAAGCCCCACACTTGTTCAATTAGTTTCTCACGGGTCAATACAATATTTTTATTCTTTAATAAGCAGACTAGCAAATCAAATTCTCGTGGTGTTAACTCGATTTGTTTCTCTCCTCGCTTCACTTCTCTGCTTTTTACGTGTACATATAAGTCGCCAATGCCAATATTCTCATCTTCTACTTGCTTTTTAATCGGATTACGTAAATGTACGCGAATCCGCGCTAATAATTCCTCAATCTGAAATGGTTTGGTAATATAATCATTTGCTCCGAGATCCAGACCACTGACTTTATCATGCACTTGATCCCTGGCGGTCAATAGCAAGATCGGGGTCGTTTCATCTGACCTTCTCACTCTGCGCAATACTTCCAAACCACTTAATTCTGGTAGCATAATATCAAGCAATACTAAGTCCCATTCATTTTGTTCTATTTGTGTTAAAGCTTCTTTCCCATCAAAAGCTACTTCCGTTGCGTAATTTTCATACTCCAATTCTAATTGTAGAACCCTACTTAACTTTTTTTCATCTTCAACAATTAATATACGTGGCTTTTCCATTTTTACACCTGCTTTTCATTATTCCAATGTTCTCGCTTCGATGCGCGACTTTTACGCTCAGTACACCCACCCTTTTTACATAGAACAAAATTCTTCTAATGATTATTCTTTCTTTTAACATATCAAAGGATAGCCAAATCGTCTGCTAATAATTTAATTTAGCATCACACAAGTATTACGTAAGCTCAGCCCGTCTACGCTTCTGGAATCATGGTAATGAATACCTTCTAATTCGAAGCCTAATTTTTTAGGAATTGCCCGACTACGATAATTCTCTTCATCACAGCGTATTTCTACGCGCTTCGCTCCCAATTCCTCAAAAGCAAATTTGGTCAGAGCTTCTACTGCCTCGGAAATAATTCCTTTTCCTTGCTGTCTTGTATCCACCCAGTATTCAATTTCAAATTTGGGTCCTTTCCAATTAATACGATGCAACCCTGTGCAGCCGAGAAAAGCTTTGGTATGTTTATCAAATATATGAAAGCGCAAATCTTCTTTTTGTAGAAATTGAATCTGTGCTTCGCGAACGTTTGCTTCCGTTTCTTCTAATGTTTGTTCGTTTTGAGCAAAGGGAAGCCATTGTTTTAGTTCTGATTGTCTCAACTGAATAGCTTCATGAACAGCTTTTCCATCCCCTGGAAGTGGTAAACGAATCAGTAACCTTTTTTGTATGAATTTCATGTGGGAATTCCTTTAATACTGGATAGCCCACGGCTACTCCTCCTTTTATGGTATAT
This genomic interval from Virgibacillus pantothenticus contains the following:
- a CDS encoding sensor histidine kinase, whose product is MKLRTKIQLFSGIFMLILTLIINTAIYMLFYKVSADGQLQDLADQTERLVKVMNDQPDVISNELFRSFSPPEGMIRVVDQDGTIFFSAQQAAQYDIPLEFSSNESQNVIQQDSEPAVAVISKPIIWGAGERAGEVVTIQVSNQLTNLDSTMKTLFTVLLIATIFMLVPIIIGGNVLSRFLLNPIKSLIQTMRENMKEANWKKIHVQNRSKDELFEMEKTFNEMMDHLKDNFERQETFVSDASHELKTPISIVKSYAQLLERRGIDNPHLVKESIEAIHSEADRMGKLVEQMLALAKNKHHALMEQVDIVALIEETVTTFQRAYTREIIFTNHAVDAVILSGNRDQLEQVIYILIDNALKYSEERVEVDFDVWDKLAIIKVRDYGAGIPESEQARIFDRFYRVDKARSRDTGGTGLGLSIAKAIVKEHQGELTVQSTVGEGSTFTVKFPI
- a CDS encoding response regulator transcription factor, giving the protein MEKPRILIVEDEKKLSRVLQLELEYENYATEVAFDGKEALTQIEQNEWDLVLLDIMLPELSGLEVLRRVRRSDETTPILLLTARDQVHDKVSGLDLGANDYITKPFQIEELLARIRVHLRNPIKKQVEDENIGIGDLYVHVKSREVKRGEKQIELTPREFDLLVCLLKNKNIVLTREKLIEQVWGFDYYGDTNVVDVYIRYLRQKIDKGYERAYIRTVRGVGYTIKDLDT